The following proteins come from a genomic window of Corynebacterium crudilactis:
- a CDS encoding lycopene cyclase domain-containing protein, with protein MSFIYLGSVLVLIGCMAICDHRWKLAFFRHPVRAIVSLGAAYCGFLLWDIFGIITGTFYRGDSAFMSGINLAPHMPIEELFFLFFLCYITLNLTSAVALLLKVPLPKKPEKKSPRSSQSATPQSTITPEVEP; from the coding sequence ATGTCCTTTATTTATCTAGGTTCGGTACTCGTTCTCATCGGCTGTATGGCAATTTGCGATCACCGCTGGAAACTTGCATTTTTCCGTCATCCAGTGCGAGCCATCGTCTCGCTAGGCGCTGCATATTGTGGATTTCTGTTGTGGGATATTTTTGGCATTATTACTGGCACTTTCTACCGCGGAGATTCTGCATTCATGTCCGGTATTAATCTTGCGCCCCATATGCCAATTGAAGAACTATTTTTCCTGTTCTTCCTCTGCTATATCACGCTAAACCTGACCTCCGCAGTGGCGTTATTGCTTAAAGTACCCTTGCCCAAAAAGCCAGAAAAAAAGTCTCCTCGTTCCTCACAGAGCGCTACTCCCCAATCAACTATCACTCCGGAGGTTGAGCCATGA
- a CDS encoding phytoene desaturase, translating into MTAQSKTQHSPGTAVVIGAGVAGLATSALLARDGWQVTVLEKNSDVGGRAGSLEIAGFAGFRWDTGPSWYLMPEAFDHFFALFDARTSDYFDLVDLTPGYRVFSGDLNPVDVSTGRDKAIALFESIESGAGAKLSDYLDGAADAYNIAIDRFLYNNFSSLGPFLHYDVLTRAGRLVSLLTRSLETYVNSQFTSLVLRQILTYPAVFLSSRPTTTPSMYHLMSHTDLVQGVKYPVGGFTAVVNALHRLALENGVKFQFDTEVTSINTAAVHGSTTATGVSMLHNGQVDNLDADLVVSAGDLHHTENNLLPRKLRTYPERYWSNRNPGIGAVLILLGVRGDLPQLDHHNLFFSEDWTDDFAVVFDGPQSTRPNNASNSIYVSKPSTSEDGVAPAGFENLFILIPTKASSSIGHGDAYLQAASSPVETIASYAINQIAKQAGIADLADRIVVKRTIGPADFERRYHSWVGSALGPAHTLMQSAFLRGRNSSRKVNNLFYAGATTVPGVGIPMCLISAENIIKRLHADTTAGPLPEPLPYKTKPSQRTSYDH; encoded by the coding sequence ATGACAGCGCAAAGTAAAACTCAACATTCCCCAGGTACAGCAGTAGTCATCGGCGCAGGTGTTGCCGGTCTAGCCACCTCTGCGCTATTAGCTCGCGATGGTTGGCAAGTAACTGTGCTGGAAAAAAACAGTGATGTCGGTGGTCGGGCCGGGTCACTCGAAATAGCAGGTTTTGCCGGTTTCCGGTGGGATACCGGCCCATCCTGGTATCTCATGCCTGAGGCCTTTGACCACTTCTTTGCTCTCTTTGATGCCCGCACCTCCGATTATTTCGATTTGGTAGATTTAACCCCTGGCTACCGAGTTTTTTCCGGTGATCTAAACCCTGTGGATGTATCCACCGGACGTGACAAAGCAATCGCTTTATTCGAATCCATCGAATCCGGTGCGGGCGCAAAACTATCAGATTATCTTGACGGTGCTGCCGATGCTTATAACATCGCAATTGATAGATTTCTCTATAATAATTTCTCCAGTCTAGGCCCTTTTCTGCATTATGACGTGCTCACCCGTGCTGGCCGGCTAGTTTCCTTACTGACCCGTTCTTTAGAAACTTACGTCAATAGTCAGTTCACCAGTCTGGTATTGCGTCAAATCCTTACCTATCCGGCAGTATTTCTTTCTTCGCGTCCTACTACTACCCCATCGATGTATCACTTAATGAGCCATACCGATTTGGTGCAGGGAGTTAAATACCCTGTAGGTGGGTTCACCGCAGTGGTCAATGCATTGCATCGGCTGGCGCTGGAAAACGGGGTCAAGTTTCAGTTTGATACTGAGGTCACTTCCATCAACACTGCCGCGGTCCATGGCAGCACTACCGCCACCGGTGTCAGCATGCTGCACAATGGCCAAGTAGACAATCTAGATGCAGATCTTGTGGTTTCAGCAGGCGATTTACACCATACAGAAAATAATCTACTGCCCCGGAAACTTCGGACCTATCCCGAACGATACTGGTCTAATCGTAATCCTGGAATCGGAGCTGTATTAATCCTGCTGGGTGTGAGAGGTGACTTACCCCAGCTCGATCACCATAATCTTTTCTTCAGCGAGGACTGGACAGATGATTTTGCTGTTGTCTTCGATGGTCCTCAATCTACCCGTCCCAACAATGCGTCAAATTCCATTTATGTCTCTAAGCCTTCCACTTCGGAAGATGGTGTTGCACCTGCTGGATTTGAGAATCTTTTCATTTTGATTCCAACCAAGGCTTCCAGCAGCATAGGCCACGGTGATGCTTATCTGCAGGCGGCTTCATCGCCAGTGGAAACAATCGCGTCATATGCTATCAACCAAATCGCTAAGCAAGCTGGCATTGCTGACCTGGCTGACCGAATCGTAGTTAAACGCACAATTGGCCCTGCTGATTTTGAACGCCGCTACCATTCATGGGTAGGAAGCGCGCTTGGTCCAGCACACACTCTCATGCAGTCTGCCTTCTTAAGAGGACGTAATAGCTCACGCAAGGTAAACAACCTTTTTTACGCTGGCGCTACCACCGTCCCAGGCGTAGGAATACCCATGTGTTTAATTTCTGCCGAGAATATTATTAAACGTTTACATGCAGATACCACTGCAGGACCGCTGCCTGAGCCCTTGCCATACAAGACCAAGCCCTCTCAAAGAACCTCATACGATCATTAA
- a CDS encoding MMPL family transporter, whose protein sequence is MRIFLPALLILVWLVGAGVGGPYFGKVSEVSSNSQTTYLPESADATQVQEQLGDFTDSESIPAIVVMVSDEPLTQQDITQLNEVVAGLSELDIVSDEVSPAIPSEDGRAVQVFVPLNPSAELTESVEKLSETLTQQTPDYVSTYVTGPAGFTADLSAAFAGIDGLLLAVALAAVLVILVIVYRSFILPIAVLATSLFALTVALLVVWWLAKWDILLLSGQTQGILFILVIGAATDYSLLYVARFREELRVHQDKALATGKAIRASVEPILASGSTVIAGLLCLLFSDLKSNSTLGPVASVGIIFAMLSALTLLPALLFVFGRVAFWPKRPKYEPEVVRAENGIPATGIWSKVARLVKHHPRAIWISTLIVLLMGVAFVPTMNADGVSQSDLILGASEARDGQQALGEHFPGGSGSPAYIIVDETEAPRVADVVLNNDDFDGVTVSSADSPSGSAPITADGIMPLSSGTAPNPIVVDGQVLLQATLIEAPDSEEAQNAIRRVRQALADENITALVGGVTATSVDTNDASLHDRNLIIPIVLLVILVILILLLRSIVAPILLIITTVVSFATALGVAALLFNHVFNFPGADPAVPLYGFVFLVALGIDYNIFLVTRIREETKAHGTRQGILRGLTVTGGVITSAGVVLAATFAALYVIPILFLAQIAFIVAFGVLIDTLLVRAFLVPALFYDIGPKIWWPSKLTTQKDQKQLEL, encoded by the coding sequence ATGAGAATCTTTCTGCCCGCCTTGCTAATTTTAGTTTGGCTTGTAGGAGCTGGAGTCGGCGGTCCTTATTTTGGCAAGGTTAGTGAGGTCTCCTCCAACAGCCAGACCACATATCTGCCAGAATCTGCCGATGCCACTCAAGTACAGGAACAGTTGGGAGATTTTACTGATTCTGAATCCATCCCAGCCATTGTCGTAATGGTCAGCGATGAACCCTTAACACAGCAAGACATCACACAACTCAATGAAGTTGTTGCTGGGCTTTCAGAATTAGACATAGTTTCCGATGAAGTCTCCCCTGCTATTCCATCCGAGGACGGCAGAGCTGTCCAAGTGTTTGTCCCCCTCAATCCATCAGCGGAGCTGACGGAAAGCGTCGAGAAGCTCTCTGAGACCTTGACCCAGCAAACGCCGGACTATGTGAGCACCTATGTGACCGGACCGGCTGGGTTTACCGCTGATCTCAGCGCAGCTTTCGCGGGTATTGATGGGCTACTCCTAGCAGTCGCCTTGGCTGCCGTCCTTGTCATTCTTGTCATCGTCTATCGCTCCTTCATTCTGCCCATCGCCGTGCTTGCCACCAGTTTGTTTGCGCTGACTGTAGCTCTATTGGTGGTGTGGTGGCTAGCTAAGTGGGACATCCTGCTGCTTTCGGGTCAGACTCAAGGCATTTTGTTCATCCTAGTTATTGGTGCTGCCACCGACTATTCACTGCTATACGTTGCACGTTTCCGCGAAGAGCTTCGCGTACACCAAGACAAAGCACTAGCCACAGGTAAAGCCATCCGGGCATCTGTGGAACCAATCCTTGCCTCGGGCAGCACTGTTATTGCCGGTCTCCTCTGCCTACTGTTTAGTGATTTGAAATCTAACTCCACCCTGGGCCCGGTAGCTTCAGTGGGCATCATCTTTGCTATGCTTTCTGCTCTTACCCTCCTACCAGCACTGTTGTTTGTATTCGGTCGGGTAGCCTTTTGGCCCAAGCGACCAAAATATGAACCTGAAGTAGTCCGTGCTGAAAATGGCATCCCTGCCACTGGAATCTGGTCAAAAGTAGCTCGCCTTGTTAAGCACCATCCTCGTGCCATTTGGATATCCACACTTATCGTGCTGCTAATGGGTGTGGCTTTTGTCCCCACGATGAATGCTGATGGTGTCTCCCAATCCGACCTAATTCTAGGCGCCTCCGAAGCACGTGATGGCCAACAAGCTTTAGGCGAACACTTCCCCGGCGGCTCCGGAAGCCCTGCTTATATCATCGTTGATGAAACAGAGGCACCACGGGTTGCTGATGTAGTGCTCAACAATGACGATTTTGATGGTGTTACTGTATCCAGTGCTGACTCTCCGTCTGGCTCAGCTCCAATTACTGCTGATGGCATCATGCCATTGAGTTCTGGCACTGCACCAAACCCCATAGTTGTAGATGGACAAGTCCTATTACAAGCAACGCTAATTGAAGCACCAGATTCCGAAGAAGCTCAAAATGCTATTCGTAGAGTCCGTCAAGCATTAGCAGATGAAAATATAACAGCACTAGTAGGCGGTGTCACTGCCACTTCCGTAGATACTAACGATGCTTCTCTTCATGACCGTAACCTGATCATCCCAATCGTATTGCTGGTGATTTTGGTTATTCTCATACTGTTGTTACGTTCCATTGTCGCCCCAATTTTGCTGATCATCACCACTGTGGTGTCTTTTGCTACAGCTTTGGGTGTGGCTGCTTTGCTATTCAATCATGTATTCAACTTCCCCGGAGCAGACCCCGCCGTTCCTCTATATGGATTTGTATTCTTGGTGGCCTTGGGCATCGACTACAACATTTTCTTAGTCACGCGAATCCGTGAAGAAACAAAAGCACACGGCACAAGACAGGGAATCCTTCGAGGTTTGACAGTCACAGGTGGAGTAATCACCTCAGCTGGGGTAGTTCTCGCTGCAACTTTCGCAGCACTCTATGTGATCCCAATTCTATTCCTAGCGCAAATTGCCTTTATCGTCGCCTTCGGGGTGCTTATTGATACCTTGCTCGTGCGTGCCTTCTTAGTACCTGCGCTGTTTTATGACATCGGACCAAAAATCTGGTGGCCTTCGAAGCTGACCACGCAGAAAGACCAGAAGCAGCTAGAGCTATGA
- a CDS encoding lycopene cyclase domain-containing protein → MTYVFMSIPFLAVAMILFLLKLRSGTPKLLLITVMSALILCTLTIIFDNLMVWADFFGYGDTQHLGIWLGLIPLEDLFYPLFAVLLIPSIWLPGNIFSSFKSGTSRSSPNMTAQSTTNATTAHSEQEKP, encoded by the coding sequence ATGACTTATGTTTTTATGAGTATCCCTTTTTTAGCAGTCGCAATGATCCTATTTTTGTTAAAGCTTCGGTCTGGGACACCTAAACTTTTACTAATCACCGTTATGAGTGCTCTGATACTATGCACCTTAACTATCATATTTGATAACCTCATGGTCTGGGCCGATTTCTTCGGCTATGGCGATACCCAGCATCTTGGTATCTGGCTCGGTTTGATCCCCCTTGAAGATCTTTTCTATCCGCTCTTTGCCGTACTCCTGATTCCCTCTATATGGTTGCCCGGAAATATATTCAGCAGCTTTAAAAGCGGTACGAGCCGTTCATCCCCAAACATGACTGCTCAAAGCACAACTAATGCGACCACAGCACACTCCGAGCAGGAAAAACCGTAG
- a CDS encoding phytoene/squalene synthase family protein codes for MTHQRSPIFLSRALQLYNRVAFKASHKVIEKYSTSFSMSTWLLSPHIRKDIRNLYAVVRIADEIVDGTAYAAGYSTAKIEEILDTYEVAVLTAPQQRFNTDLILQAYGETARRCDFDQEHIVAFFASMRKDLIADTHDSDSFATYVYGSSEVIGLLCLSVFNQGRAISAERLELMQNGARALGAAFQKINFLRDLAEDQQNLGRFYFPDTTPGTFTEEQKNYLIADIRQDLGTAHAAFPEIPLQARIGVISASLLFQKLTDRIQVTPASDLLHKRIRVPLQTKLCILTSATMKGLSLSIYRKKSR; via the coding sequence ATGACACACCAACGTTCACCTATTTTTCTTAGTCGCGCATTGCAACTTTACAACCGGGTAGCGTTCAAGGCTTCACACAAAGTGATTGAAAAATACTCCACAAGCTTCAGTATGTCTACGTGGTTACTATCACCGCACATACGAAAAGACATACGCAATCTCTATGCGGTGGTTCGTATCGCCGATGAGATTGTCGATGGAACTGCATATGCCGCTGGTTATTCCACTGCCAAAATTGAAGAAATCCTTGATACTTATGAAGTTGCCGTTCTCACAGCACCACAACAACGCTTCAACACAGATCTCATTTTGCAAGCCTATGGTGAGACCGCCCGGCGCTGTGACTTCGATCAGGAACATATAGTGGCCTTCTTTGCATCAATGCGCAAGGACCTCATAGCTGACACGCACGATTCAGATAGCTTCGCAACGTATGTCTACGGATCCTCCGAGGTCATAGGTCTGCTATGCCTAAGCGTTTTCAATCAAGGTAGGGCGATTAGCGCCGAACGGCTAGAGCTTATGCAAAACGGAGCACGCGCATTGGGAGCAGCATTCCAGAAAATCAACTTCCTCCGTGATCTAGCAGAAGATCAGCAAAATTTGGGCCGTTTTTATTTCCCTGACACCACCCCGGGAACTTTCACCGAAGAACAAAAAAACTATCTCATCGCTGATATTCGTCAAGATCTAGGAACTGCACATGCTGCATTTCCCGAGATACCACTACAGGCTCGAATCGGAGTAATCTCTGCTTCTTTGCTCTTTCAAAAACTCACCGACCGCATTCAGGTCACACCAGCCTCCGATCTGTTGCACAAACGAATCAGAGTTCCACTGCAGACCAAACTCTGCATACTCACCAGCGCCACAATGAAGGGCTTATCTTTGAGTATCTACAGAAAGAAATCTCGATGA